A region from the Alosa alosa isolate M-15738 ecotype Scorff River chromosome 7, AALO_Geno_1.1, whole genome shotgun sequence genome encodes:
- the LOC125297284 gene encoding zinc finger protein 501-like isoform X4, which produces MDLSPTDPESLVQLKRVSVVLVDCCRTQEQRGRNRENNTDAEQSKSQVTASQVFTCSLCPCSYTAQLYLHEHIKRSHTDEYMLQLRSGEIKPETLAPSSFTLEGSTKTHQRTHTGENLYPCSECDTSFRRTGELKTHQRIHTGEKPYHCSDCGNTFSQLGSLKTHQRTHTGEKPYHCRECGKSFTVMSSLKLHQRIHTGEKPYHCIQCGKSFTVMSSLKLHQRIHTGEKPYHCTQCGKSFTVMSSLKLHQRIHTGEKPHHCSECDKSFSKLHHLKTHQRTHTGEKPYYCTQCSKTFSRIGNLKTHLRIHTGEKPYLCSECDESFSRLDHLKRHQRTHTGEKPYHCTQCGKTFSQLGYLKTHLRIHTGEKPYLCSECGMTFTESGALKTHQRIHTGEKPYHCSVCYKSFNKLGHLKTHLQIHTGEKPYHCSECGKTFTESGALKTHQRIHTGEKPYHCSVCGKSFSQLGHLKTHQRIHTGEKPYHCTQHGKTFTHRGSLKIHQRTHT; this is translated from the exons AGGTGACAGCATCTCAGGTGTTCACTTGCTCCCTGTGTCCATGTTCTTACACGGCTCAGCTCTACCTCCACGAGCACATCAAGAGGAGCCACACGGACGAGTACATGCTCCAGCTGAGGTCTGGAGAGATCAAACCAGAGACTCTGGCACCTTCTAGTTTTACTCTTGAAGGAAGTACCAAAACCCACCAGCGcactcacacaggagagaaTCTGTACCCCTGTAGTGAGTGTGACACGAGCTTCAGACGAACAGGCGAACTCAAAACCCACCAGCgcattcacacaggagagaagccATACCACTGTAGTGACTGTGGTAACACTTTCAGCCAATTAGGCAGTCTCAAAACCCACCAGCGcactcacacaggagagaagccGTATCACTGTAGGGAGTGTGGCAAGAGCTTTACTGTTATGTCAAGCTTAAAACTACACCAGCgcattcacacaggagagaagccGTACCACTGCATTCAGTGTG GTAAGAGCTTTACTGTTATGTCAAGCTTAAAACTACACCAGCgcattcacacaggagagaagccGTACCACTGCACTCAGTGTGGTAAGAGCTTTACTGTTATGTCAAGCTTAAAACTACACCAGCgcattcacacaggagagaagccGCATCACTGTAGTGAGTGTGACAAGAGCTTCAGCAAATTACACCATCTCAAAACCCACCAGCGcactcacacaggagagaagccGTATTACTGCACTCAGTGTAGCAAGACTTTCAGCCGAATAGGCAATCTCAAAACCCACCTGCgcattcacacaggagagaagccGTACCTCTGTAGTGAGTGTGACGAGAGCTTCAGCCGATTAGACCATCTCAAAAGACATCAGCGcactcacactggagagaagccgtATCACTGTACTCAGTGTGGCAAGACTTTCAGCCAATTAGGCTATCTCAAAACCCACCTGCgcattcacacaggagagaagccGTACCTCTGTAGTGAGTGTGGTATGACTTTCACTGAGAGTGGTGCCCTCAAAACCCACCAGCGCattcacacaggagaaaagccgtatcactgtagtgtgtgttacAAGAGCTTCAACAAATTAGGCCATCTCAAAACCCACCTGCAgattcacacaggagagaagccGTACCACTGTAGTGAGTGTGGTAAGACTTTCACTGAGAGTGGTGCCCTCAAAACCCACCAGCgcattcacacaggagagaagccgtatcactgtagtgtgtgtggcaaGAGCTTCAGCCAATTAGGCCATCTCAAAACCCACCAGCgcattcacacaggagagaaacCTTATCACTGCACTCAGCATGGTAAGACCTTTACTCATAGGGGTTCCCTTAAAATACACCAGCGCACTCACACATGA
- the LOC125297284 gene encoding oocyte zinc finger protein XlCOF6-like isoform X1, whose translation MDLSPTDPESLVQLKRVSVVLVDCCRTQEQRGRNRENNTDAEQSKSQVTASQVFTCSLCPCSYTAQLYLHEHIKRSHTDEYMLQLRSGEIKPETLAPSSFTLEGSTKTHQRTHTGENLYPCSECDTSFRRTGELKTHQRIHTGEKPYHCSDCGNTFSQLGSLKTHQRTHTGEKPYHCRECGKSFTVMSSLKLHQRIHTGEKPYHCIQCGKSFTVMSSLKLHQRIHTGERPYPCRECDKSFSQLGHLKTHQRIHTGEKPYHCSECDKSFSQLEHLKRHQRTHTGEKPYHCTQCGKTFSQLGYLKTHLQIHTGEKLYHCSERGMTFTESGALKTHQRIHTGEKPYYCSECGKTFTESGALKKHQRTHTGEKPYHCTQCGKSFTVMSSLKLHQRIHTGEKPYHCTQCGKSFTVMSSLKLHQRIHTGEKPHHCSECDKSFSKLHHLKTHQRTHTGEKPYYCTQCSKTFSRIGNLKTHLRIHTGEKPYLCSECDESFSRLDHLKRHQRTHTGEKPYHCTQCGKTFSQLGYLKTHLRIHTGEKPYLCSECGMTFTESGALKTHQRIHTGEKPYHCSVCYKSFNKLGHLKTHLQIHTGEKPYHCSECGKTFTESGALKTHQRIHTGEKPYHCSVCGKSFSQLGHLKTHQRIHTGEKPYHCTQHGKTFTHRGSLKIHQRTHT comes from the coding sequence AGGTGACAGCATCTCAGGTGTTCACTTGCTCCCTGTGTCCATGTTCTTACACGGCTCAGCTCTACCTCCACGAGCACATCAAGAGGAGCCACACGGACGAGTACATGCTCCAGCTGAGGTCTGGAGAGATCAAACCAGAGACTCTGGCACCTTCTAGTTTTACTCTTGAAGGAAGTACCAAAACCCACCAGCGcactcacacaggagagaaTCTGTACCCCTGTAGTGAGTGTGACACGAGCTTCAGACGAACAGGCGAACTCAAAACCCACCAGCgcattcacacaggagagaagccATACCACTGTAGTGACTGTGGTAACACTTTCAGCCAATTAGGCAGTCTCAAAACCCACCAGCGcactcacacaggagagaagccGTATCACTGTAGGGAGTGTGGCAAGAGCTTTACTGTTATGTCAAGCTTAAAACTACACCAGCgcattcacacaggagagaagccGTACCACTGCATTCAGTGTGGTAAGAGCTTTACTGTTATGTCAAGCTTAAAACTACACCAGCgcattcacacaggagagaggccgTACCCCTGTCGTGAGTGTGACAAGAGCTTCAGCCAATTAGGCCATCTCAAAACCCACCAGCgcattcacacaggagagaagccATACCACTGTAGTGAGTGTGACAAGAGCTTCAGCCAATTAGAGCATCTCAAAAGACATCAGCGcactcacacaggagagaagccGTATCACTGCACTCAGTGTGGCAAGACTTTCAGCCAATTAGGCTATCTCAAAACCCACCTGCAgattcacacaggagagaagctGTACCACTGTAGTGAGCGTGGTATGACTTTCACTGAGAGTGGTGCCCTCAAAACCCACCAGCgcattcacacaggagagaagccGTACTACTGTAGTGAGTGCGGTAAGACTTTCACTGAGAGTGGTGCCCTCAAAAAACACCAGCGcactcacacaggagagaagccGTACCACTGCACTCAGTGTGGTAAGAGCTTTACTGTTATGTCAAGCTTAAAACTACACCAGCgcattcacacaggagagaagccGTACCACTGCACTCAGTGTGGTAAGAGCTTTACTGTTATGTCAAGCTTAAAACTACACCAGCgcattcacacaggagagaagccGCATCACTGTAGTGAGTGTGACAAGAGCTTCAGCAAATTACACCATCTCAAAACCCACCAGCGcactcacacaggagagaagccGTATTACTGCACTCAGTGTAGCAAGACTTTCAGCCGAATAGGCAATCTCAAAACCCACCTGCgcattcacacaggagagaagccGTACCTCTGTAGTGAGTGTGACGAGAGCTTCAGCCGATTAGACCATCTCAAAAGACATCAGCGcactcacactggagagaagccgtATCACTGTACTCAGTGTGGCAAGACTTTCAGCCAATTAGGCTATCTCAAAACCCACCTGCgcattcacacaggagagaagccGTACCTCTGTAGTGAGTGTGGTATGACTTTCACTGAGAGTGGTGCCCTCAAAACCCACCAGCGCattcacacaggagaaaagccgtatcactgtagtgtgtgttacAAGAGCTTCAACAAATTAGGCCATCTCAAAACCCACCTGCAgattcacacaggagagaagccGTACCACTGTAGTGAGTGTGGTAAGACTTTCACTGAGAGTGGTGCCCTCAAAACCCACCAGCgcattcacacaggagagaagccgtatcactgtagtgtgtgtggcaaGAGCTTCAGCCAATTAGGCCATCTCAAAACCCACCAGCgcattcacacaggagagaaacCTTATCACTGCACTCAGCATGGTAAGACCTTTACTCATAGGGGTTCCCTTAAAATACACCAGCGCACTCACACATGA
- the LOC125297284 gene encoding zinc finger protein 501-like isoform X3: MDLSPTDPESLVQLKRVSVVLVDCCRTQEQRGRNRENNTDAEQSKSQVTASQVFTCSLCPCSYTAQLYLHEHIKRSHTDEYMLQLRSGEIKPETLAPSSFTLEGSTKTHQRTHTGENLYPCSECDTSFRRTGELKTHQRIHTGEKPYHCSDCGNTFSQLGSLKTHQRTHTGEKPYHCRECGKSFTVMSSLKLHQRIHTGEKPYHCTQCGKSFTVMSSLKLHQRIHTGEKPYHCTQCGKSFTVMSSLKLHQRIHTGEKPHHCSECDKSFSKLHHLKTHQRTHTGEKPYYCTQCSKTFSRIGNLKTHLRIHTGEKPYLCSECDESFSRLDHLKRHQRTHTGEKPYHCTQCGKTFSQLGYLKTHLRIHTGEKPYLCSECGMTFTESGALKTHQRIHTGEKPYHCSVCYKSFNKLGHLKTHLQIHTGEKPYHCSECGKTFTESGALKTHQRIHTGEKPYHCSVCGKSFSQLGHLKTHQRIHTGEKPYHCTQHGKTFTHRGSLKIHQRTHT, from the exons AGGTGACAGCATCTCAGGTGTTCACTTGCTCCCTGTGTCCATGTTCTTACACGGCTCAGCTCTACCTCCACGAGCACATCAAGAGGAGCCACACGGACGAGTACATGCTCCAGCTGAGGTCTGGAGAGATCAAACCAGAGACTCTGGCACCTTCTAGTTTTACTCTTGAAGGAAGTACCAAAACCCACCAGCGcactcacacaggagagaaTCTGTACCCCTGTAGTGAGTGTGACACGAGCTTCAGACGAACAGGCGAACTCAAAACCCACCAGCgcattcacacaggagagaagccATACCACTGTAGTGACTGTGGTAACACTTTCAGCCAATTAGGCAGTCTCAAAACCCACCAGCGcactcacacaggagagaagccGTATCACTGTAGGGAGTGTGGCAAGAGCTTTACTGTTATGTCAAGCTTAAAACTACACCAGCgcattcacacag gagagaagccGTACCACTGCACTCAGTGTGGTAAGAGCTTTACTGTTATGTCAAGCTTAAAACTACACCAGCgcattcacacaggagagaagccGTACCACTGCACTCAGTGTGGTAAGAGCTTTACTGTTATGTCAAGCTTAAAACTACACCAGCgcattcacacaggagagaagccGCATCACTGTAGTGAGTGTGACAAGAGCTTCAGCAAATTACACCATCTCAAAACCCACCAGCGcactcacacaggagagaagccGTATTACTGCACTCAGTGTAGCAAGACTTTCAGCCGAATAGGCAATCTCAAAACCCACCTGCgcattcacacaggagagaagccGTACCTCTGTAGTGAGTGTGACGAGAGCTTCAGCCGATTAGACCATCTCAAAAGACATCAGCGcactcacactggagagaagccgtATCACTGTACTCAGTGTGGCAAGACTTTCAGCCAATTAGGCTATCTCAAAACCCACCTGCgcattcacacaggagagaagccGTACCTCTGTAGTGAGTGTGGTATGACTTTCACTGAGAGTGGTGCCCTCAAAACCCACCAGCGCattcacacaggagaaaagccgtatcactgtagtgtgtgttacAAGAGCTTCAACAAATTAGGCCATCTCAAAACCCACCTGCAgattcacacaggagagaagccGTACCACTGTAGTGAGTGTGGTAAGACTTTCACTGAGAGTGGTGCCCTCAAAACCCACCAGCgcattcacacaggagagaagccgtatcactgtagtgtgtgtggcaaGAGCTTCAGCCAATTAGGCCATCTCAAAACCCACCAGCgcattcacacaggagagaaacCTTATCACTGCACTCAGCATGGTAAGACCTTTACTCATAGGGGTTCCCTTAAAATACACCAGCGCACTCACACATGA
- the LOC125297284 gene encoding zinc finger protein 883-like isoform X2 has translation MDLSPTDPESLVQLKRVSVVLVDCCRTQEQRGRNRENNTDAEQSKSQVTASQVFTCSLCPCSYTAQLYLHEHIKRSHTDEYMLQLRSGEIKPETLAPSSFTLEGSTKTHQRTHTGENLYPCSECDTSFRRTGELKTHQRIHTGEKPYHCSDCGNTFSQLGSLKTHQRTHTGEKPYHCRECGKSFTVMSSLKLHQRIHTGEKPYHCIQCGKSFTVMSSLKLHQRIHTGERPYPCRECDKSFSQLGHLKTHQRIHTGEKPYHCSECDKSFSQLEHLKRHQRTHTGEKPYHCTQCGKTFSQLGYLKTHLQIHTGEKLYHCSERGMTFTESGALKTHQRIHTGEKPYYCSECGKTFTESGALKKHQRTHTGEKPYHCTQCGKSFTVMSSLKLHQRIHTGEKPHHCSECDKSFSKLHHLKTHQRTHTGEKPYYCTQCSKTFSRIGNLKTHLRIHTGEKPYLCSECDESFSRLDHLKRHQRTHTGEKPYHCTQCGKTFSQLGYLKTHLRIHTGEKPYLCSECGMTFTESGALKTHQRIHTGEKPYHCSVCYKSFNKLGHLKTHLQIHTGEKPYHCSECGKTFTESGALKTHQRIHTGEKPYHCSVCGKSFSQLGHLKTHQRIHTGEKPYHCTQHGKTFTHRGSLKIHQRTHT, from the exons AGGTGACAGCATCTCAGGTGTTCACTTGCTCCCTGTGTCCATGTTCTTACACGGCTCAGCTCTACCTCCACGAGCACATCAAGAGGAGCCACACGGACGAGTACATGCTCCAGCTGAGGTCTGGAGAGATCAAACCAGAGACTCTGGCACCTTCTAGTTTTACTCTTGAAGGAAGTACCAAAACCCACCAGCGcactcacacaggagagaaTCTGTACCCCTGTAGTGAGTGTGACACGAGCTTCAGACGAACAGGCGAACTCAAAACCCACCAGCgcattcacacaggagagaagccATACCACTGTAGTGACTGTGGTAACACTTTCAGCCAATTAGGCAGTCTCAAAACCCACCAGCGcactcacacaggagagaagccGTATCACTGTAGGGAGTGTGGCAAGAGCTTTACTGTTATGTCAAGCTTAAAACTACACCAGCgcattcacacaggagagaagccGTACCACTGCATTCAGTGTGGTAAGAGCTTTACTGTTATGTCAAGCTTAAAACTACACCAGCgcattcacacaggagagaggccgTACCCCTGTCGTGAGTGTGACAAGAGCTTCAGCCAATTAGGCCATCTCAAAACCCACCAGCgcattcacacaggagagaagccATACCACTGTAGTGAGTGTGACAAGAGCTTCAGCCAATTAGAGCATCTCAAAAGACATCAGCGcactcacacaggagagaagccGTATCACTGCACTCAGTGTGGCAAGACTTTCAGCCAATTAGGCTATCTCAAAACCCACCTGCAgattcacacaggagagaagctGTACCACTGTAGTGAGCGTGGTATGACTTTCACTGAGAGTGGTGCCCTCAAAACCCACCAGCgcattcacacaggagagaagccGTACTACTGTAGTGAGTGCGGTAAGACTTTCACTGAGAGTGGTGCCCTCAAAAAACACCAGCGcactcacacaggagagaagccGTACCACTGCACTCAGTGTG GTAAGAGCTTTACTGTTATGTCAAGCTTAAAACTACACCAGCgcattcacacaggagagaagccGCATCACTGTAGTGAGTGTGACAAGAGCTTCAGCAAATTACACCATCTCAAAACCCACCAGCGcactcacacaggagagaagccGTATTACTGCACTCAGTGTAGCAAGACTTTCAGCCGAATAGGCAATCTCAAAACCCACCTGCgcattcacacaggagagaagccGTACCTCTGTAGTGAGTGTGACGAGAGCTTCAGCCGATTAGACCATCTCAAAAGACATCAGCGcactcacactggagagaagccgtATCACTGTACTCAGTGTGGCAAGACTTTCAGCCAATTAGGCTATCTCAAAACCCACCTGCgcattcacacaggagagaagccGTACCTCTGTAGTGAGTGTGGTATGACTTTCACTGAGAGTGGTGCCCTCAAAACCCACCAGCGCattcacacaggagaaaagccgtatcactgtagtgtgtgttacAAGAGCTTCAACAAATTAGGCCATCTCAAAACCCACCTGCAgattcacacaggagagaagccGTACCACTGTAGTGAGTGTGGTAAGACTTTCACTGAGAGTGGTGCCCTCAAAACCCACCAGCgcattcacacaggagagaagccgtatcactgtagtgtgtgtggcaaGAGCTTCAGCCAATTAGGCCATCTCAAAACCCACCAGCgcattcacacaggagagaaacCTTATCACTGCACTCAGCATGGTAAGACCTTTACTCATAGGGGTTCCCTTAAAATACACCAGCGCACTCACACATGA